A window of the Arthrobacter sp. Marseille-P9274 genome harbors these coding sequences:
- a CDS encoding amidase, producing MTAATTSLADLSAAELLARYRAKSVSPVEAAEAALTRIHALNDEVNAFCLIAEDDGLAAARESEARWLRGEPAGALDGVPASIKDLLLTRGWPTLRGSTLIDPDQPWTDDAPAVAALRRAGAVFLGKTTTPEFGWKGVTDSPLTGNTGNPWDPSKTSGGSSGGSAAAVALGMGALSVGTDGGGSVRIPASFCGIVGLKPTYGTIPLYPPTPYGTLAHAGPMTRTVEDNALMLDVLAGFDSRDWSALAAPRGSFLAGLRDGVAGLRIAYSPDLGYAHVEPEVAASVEAAVRLLRGLGADVEQADLRLRDPLGEYHTLWFAGAGKVIRGYPEGRWGELDPALLEVCRQGQAVTVDEYLDANAVRAALGQQMGAFHEEYDLLATPTMPLPAFDVGCEVPPGSGLKRWAEWSPFTYPFNMTQQPAVSVPCGLTSSGLPIGLQLVGARHADALVLRAAYAFEQARGAWGQPPLLADDGPRGTAR from the coding sequence ATGACTGCTGCAACGACGTCGTTAGCGGACCTGTCCGCTGCCGAACTGCTGGCCCGCTACCGGGCGAAGTCCGTTTCGCCCGTCGAGGCGGCCGAGGCGGCGCTGACCCGGATCCACGCGCTCAACGACGAGGTCAACGCCTTCTGCCTGATCGCCGAGGACGACGGGCTCGCGGCCGCACGGGAATCGGAGGCACGCTGGCTGCGGGGCGAACCCGCCGGGGCCCTGGACGGCGTGCCGGCCTCGATCAAGGACCTGCTGCTGACCAGGGGCTGGCCCACGCTGCGGGGCTCGACCCTGATCGATCCGGACCAGCCCTGGACCGATGACGCCCCGGCGGTGGCCGCGCTGCGCCGGGCCGGCGCCGTGTTCCTGGGCAAGACCACCACGCCTGAGTTCGGCTGGAAGGGCGTGACGGACAGCCCGCTGACCGGCAATACCGGGAACCCCTGGGATCCGTCGAAGACGTCGGGCGGCTCCTCGGGCGGTTCCGCGGCGGCGGTGGCGCTGGGCATGGGTGCGCTCTCCGTGGGGACCGACGGCGGCGGTTCCGTCCGCATCCCGGCATCCTTCTGCGGGATCGTGGGGTTGAAGCCCACCTATGGGACCATTCCGCTGTATCCGCCGACGCCGTACGGCACGCTGGCGCATGCGGGGCCCATGACGCGCACGGTCGAGGACAATGCGCTGATGCTGGATGTGCTGGCCGGCTTCGACAGCCGGGACTGGTCGGCGCTGGCCGCTCCGCGCGGGTCGTTCCTGGCCGGGCTGCGCGACGGAGTGGCCGGGCTGCGGATCGCCTACAGCCCGGACCTCGGCTATGCCCACGTCGAACCTGAGGTCGCCGCCTCGGTGGAGGCCGCCGTCAGGCTCCTTCGCGGACTCGGCGCCGACGTGGAACAGGCGGACCTGCGGCTGCGGGACCCGCTGGGGGAGTACCACACGCTCTGGTTCGCCGGCGCGGGCAAGGTGATCCGGGGCTACCCCGAAGGGCGGTGGGGTGAGCTGGATCCGGCGCTGCTGGAAGTCTGCCGCCAGGGCCAGGCCGTCACCGTCGACGAGTACCTGGATGCGAACGCGGTGCGCGCGGCGCTCGGCCAGCAGATGGGCGCCTTCCACGAAGAGTACGACCTGTTGGCGACGCCGACCATGCCGCTGCCGGCGTTTGACGTCGGCTGCGAGGTCCCGCCGGGTTCGGGCCTGAAACGGTGGGCCGAGTGGTCCCCGTTCACCTACCCGTTCAACATGACGCAGCAGCCGGCGGTGTCGGTGCCCTGCGGCCTGACCTCGTCCGGCCTGCCGATCGGTCTCCAGCTGGTGGGGGCGCGGCACGCGGACGCACTGGTGCTGCGCGCAGCCTACGCATTCGAGCAGGCACGGGGCGCCTGGGGACAGCCGCCGCTGCTGGCGGACGATGGTCCTCGTGGCACCGCACGGTGA
- a CDS encoding maleate cis-trans isomerase, whose amino-acid sequence MNRAAAPVIGLLYPGVGAEDDFPALERQLAGRLRLPLVTTAGGDVQHTVATLRRVGSAVNLLDGVRRLAAFGPDAVMWACTSGSFVFGLGGARQQAAELAAAAGRPASSTSLAFAHAVQRLGLGTVAVAASYPEDLARHFRTFLAEAGIAVVNLDSSGIPAAGEAGRMGLPEIARMAAAADRPDAEAVLVPDTAVHSLAWLDELEQAVGKTVLTANQVTVWEGLRIAGRLDGLGRVDGLGRLFRTADPATAKGGDPA is encoded by the coding sequence ATGAACCGCGCGGCCGCCCCGGTCATCGGACTCCTCTACCCCGGGGTCGGGGCGGAGGATGACTTCCCCGCCCTCGAGCGGCAGTTGGCGGGCCGGCTGCGGCTTCCGCTGGTCACCACGGCCGGCGGCGACGTGCAGCACACCGTCGCCACCCTGCGCCGGGTGGGCAGCGCCGTCAACCTGCTCGACGGCGTCCGGCGGCTGGCGGCGTTCGGGCCGGACGCCGTCATGTGGGCGTGCACCTCCGGTTCCTTCGTCTTCGGTTTAGGGGGCGCCCGCCAGCAGGCCGCCGAGCTCGCCGCGGCGGCGGGGCGTCCGGCGTCGTCGACCTCCCTCGCTTTTGCCCACGCCGTCCAGCGGCTGGGCCTGGGTACGGTAGCCGTGGCGGCCAGCTACCCCGAAGACCTGGCCCGGCACTTCCGGACGTTCCTCGCGGAGGCGGGGATCGCCGTCGTCAATCTGGACAGCAGCGGCATTCCGGCGGCGGGCGAGGCCGGACGCATGGGCCTGCCGGAGATCGCGCGGATGGCGGCCGCCGCGGACCGGCCGGATGCCGAAGCCGTGCTGGTGCCGGACACCGCGGTGCATTCGCTGGCGTGGCTGGATGAACTGGAGCAGGCTGTGGGCAAGACCGTGCTCACCGCCAACCAGGTAACGGTGTGGGAGGGGCTGCGGATCGCCGGCAGACTGGATGGACTGGGCCGCGTCGACGGACTGGGCCGGCTGTTCCGGACCGCGGACCCGGCCACCGCAAAAGGAGGAGACCCGGCATGA
- a CDS encoding aspartate/glutamate racemase family protein, with translation MLKDLASMVPPGPVVLKKIGVVAPYDMALDHEMGRWAEGQADLYFARSPFEPSAVDIAQAEQLARPEMIIETSRRISAVSPDCYVYACTSASFVHGVAGERELVSAVRAAGLPHLVTASGAILAALSALKVRRVAVACPYTAAVTQRFADFLTEGGLEVRRASMLGLAGEIWKVPYARTAELIASADCPEAEAVVVACTNLPTYHLIAPLEEYLGKPLVTANQAAMWAALDYLGLEPAGPGQRLLAVRADGAAR, from the coding sequence ATGCTGAAAGACCTGGCCTCAATGGTTCCGCCCGGCCCGGTTGTGCTCAAAAAGATCGGTGTCGTCGCCCCGTACGACATGGCGCTCGACCACGAAATGGGACGGTGGGCGGAAGGCCAGGCGGACCTCTACTTCGCGCGCTCGCCGTTCGAACCCTCCGCGGTCGACATCGCCCAGGCCGAGCAGCTCGCGCGCCCGGAGATGATTATCGAGACGTCCCGCAGGATCAGCGCCGTTTCGCCGGACTGCTATGTTTACGCCTGCACGTCCGCGTCCTTCGTCCACGGCGTGGCGGGGGAACGGGAACTGGTCTCGGCGGTCCGGGCCGCAGGCCTGCCCCATTTGGTCACGGCCTCCGGGGCGATCCTCGCGGCGCTGTCCGCACTCAAGGTCCGGCGGGTGGCCGTCGCTTGTCCCTACACGGCCGCGGTCACCCAGCGTTTCGCGGACTTCCTCACGGAGGGCGGCCTGGAGGTCCGCCGTGCCTCGATGCTCGGCCTGGCCGGCGAAATCTGGAAGGTTCCCTATGCCCGCACGGCGGAACTGATCGCCTCGGCGGACTGCCCCGAGGCCGAGGCCGTCGTCGTGGCCTGCACCAACCTGCCGACCTACCACCTGATCGCCCCGCTCGAAGAGTATCTGGGCAAGCCGCTCGTCACCGCCAACCAGGCAGCCATGTGGGCCGCGCTCGACTACCTCGGACTGGAGCCGGCGGGTCCCGGGCAGCGGCTGCTCGCGGTGCGGGCCGACGGGGCGGCGCGATGA
- a CDS encoding DUF3830 family protein, with translation MDRFLKVSLEKRGVSCLARLLDAEAPRTAAAVWDALPLSGQVFHGKYARNEIYQLVPAFAPVEPGPENTTVTPIPGDLCYFTFNADILNTPSHGYGAGDAVSTPEAIIDLALFYGRNNLLLNGDQGWVPGNVFAAVVEGLDEMAAACQSIWMDGARGETLTLARHEGGSEDADS, from the coding sequence ATGGACCGTTTCCTGAAGGTATCGCTCGAAAAGCGCGGTGTCTCCTGCCTTGCGCGGCTGCTCGATGCCGAGGCACCGCGGACGGCCGCGGCCGTGTGGGACGCCCTGCCGCTGTCCGGGCAGGTCTTCCACGGCAAGTACGCCCGCAACGAGATCTACCAGCTGGTGCCGGCCTTCGCGCCGGTGGAGCCGGGTCCGGAAAACACCACCGTCACCCCCATTCCCGGCGATCTCTGCTACTTCACCTTCAACGCAGACATCCTCAACACCCCGTCGCATGGCTACGGAGCGGGCGACGCGGTCAGCACCCCGGAGGCCATCATCGACCTGGCCCTCTTCTACGGGCGGAACAACCTGCTCCTGAACGGGGACCAGGGCTGGGTTCCCGGAAACGTCTTCGCCGCCGTCGTCGAGGGACTGGACGAAATGGCCGCTGCCTGCCAGAGCATCTGGATGGACGGCGCCCGCGGTGAAACCCTCACCCTGGCCCGTCACGAAGGCGGCTCCGAGGACGCGGACAGTTAG
- a CDS encoding GatB/YqeY domain-containing protein: MATLKERLQADVVAHMKAGNKIALTTVRNVLGEIGTKEKSGKTPVELDDAQTTAVLQKEAAKRRDTARIYTEAGEAERAAAELAEAEVIEAYLPEPLSEADVEAIVDEVIAGLKADGTEPSMRQMGVVMKPVTAKVAGRFDGKAVSEIVRRRLA; the protein is encoded by the coding sequence ATGGCGACTTTGAAGGAAAGGCTCCAGGCCGACGTCGTTGCCCACATGAAGGCGGGCAACAAAATTGCCCTGACCACAGTGCGCAACGTGCTGGGCGAAATCGGCACCAAGGAGAAATCGGGCAAGACGCCGGTCGAGCTGGACGACGCCCAGACGACGGCCGTGCTGCAGAAGGAAGCGGCCAAGCGGCGCGACACGGCCCGCATCTACACGGAAGCCGGCGAGGCCGAGCGCGCGGCGGCCGAGCTTGCGGAGGCGGAGGTGATCGAGGCCTACCTGCCGGAACCGCTGTCCGAGGCCGACGTCGAAGCCATCGTGGACGAGGTCATCGCCGGGCTGAAGGCGGACGGGACGGAGCCGTCGATGCGCCAAATGGGCGTCGTGATGAAGCCCGTGACTGCCAAGGTCGCCGGCCGCTTCGATGGCAAGGCCGTCAGCGAGATTGTCCGCAGGCGCCTCGCCTGA
- a CDS encoding calcineurin-like phosphoesterase family protein gives MRPSSPKRSAVPLGLAAGTLALTVAGSLLSPAATAAPGQAPAETDSAAAAFRGAVEVVDGPDDDQQVIDGAVFDDKNKNSRQDANEPGVPGATVSNGRDVVTTDGQGRYELPAFDNMTVFVTQPRGYQVPVDEDNVAQFFYHHLPEGSPELKFGGLEPTGALPDAVNFPLAKSALTQSPEQHCVIGGDIQTYDQEEVGFAKDGAFADLAARDDYAGCGALFIGDVVGDDLSLYPQTRELAGMLNGPARFLPGNHDLDFDATSGEHTFDTFKANLGPDYYSYDAGKAHVVALNTVEYPTKHPAAKGDYNGALDDQQLEWLRNDIAKVPDNKLIVLAAHIPLLDYADQGSAKHQVDQVAEIYEILEGREAVALGGHTHSIENMRTGDSLEGWDKLFGVKGLPFPHITAGAISGDWYSGRTADGNYPLGVQRDGGLPGVLTLDIKNNTFQERFTVRGEDDSLQMALGLNTPRYRDWYAANLAKKGSAPEFADPTAVSKSDLAGGTWLTTNFWMGSTGSTVKVQIDGGETVEADRTQKMQGEGQLVGAEWSDPVAVQEQLVNGGSLADRMMHLWRFELPSDLSVGEHTAKVTSTDAYGREFTESLSFQVTE, from the coding sequence GTGCGCCCTAGTTCCCCTAAACGATCCGCCGTCCCGCTCGGCCTGGCCGCCGGCACCCTGGCACTCACCGTCGCCGGAAGCCTGCTCTCCCCCGCCGCGACGGCCGCTCCCGGCCAGGCTCCGGCCGAAACCGACTCCGCCGCCGCTGCGTTCCGCGGCGCTGTCGAGGTCGTCGACGGTCCCGATGACGACCAGCAGGTCATCGACGGCGCCGTCTTCGACGACAAGAACAAGAACTCCAGGCAGGATGCCAACGAGCCGGGCGTCCCGGGAGCCACCGTTTCCAACGGCCGCGACGTCGTCACCACGGATGGCCAGGGCCGCTACGAGCTGCCCGCGTTCGACAACATGACCGTCTTCGTGACCCAGCCCCGCGGCTACCAGGTACCCGTCGACGAGGACAACGTCGCGCAGTTCTTCTACCACCACCTGCCCGAAGGCTCACCGGAACTGAAGTTCGGCGGCCTCGAGCCGACCGGAGCACTGCCGGATGCCGTGAACTTCCCGCTGGCCAAGAGCGCGCTGACCCAGTCCCCCGAACAGCACTGCGTCATCGGCGGCGACATCCAGACCTACGACCAGGAAGAGGTCGGCTTCGCGAAGGACGGTGCGTTCGCCGACCTGGCCGCCCGCGACGACTACGCCGGCTGCGGCGCCCTCTTCATCGGCGACGTCGTAGGCGACGATCTCTCGTTGTACCCGCAGACCCGGGAGCTCGCCGGTATGCTCAACGGCCCCGCGCGCTTCCTGCCGGGCAACCATGACCTCGACTTCGACGCCACCAGCGGCGAGCACACCTTCGATACCTTCAAGGCGAACCTCGGCCCCGACTACTACTCGTACGACGCCGGCAAGGCCCACGTCGTCGCGCTGAACACCGTGGAGTACCCGACCAAGCATCCGGCGGCCAAGGGCGACTACAACGGCGCGCTGGACGACCAGCAGCTCGAGTGGCTGCGCAACGATATCGCGAAGGTGCCGGACAACAAGCTGATCGTGCTGGCCGCCCACATCCCGCTGCTGGACTATGCGGACCAGGGCAGTGCCAAGCACCAGGTGGACCAGGTCGCCGAGATCTACGAAATCCTTGAGGGCCGCGAAGCCGTGGCACTCGGCGGACACACCCACAGCATCGAGAACATGCGCACCGGCGATTCCCTGGAGGGCTGGGACAAGCTCTTCGGCGTCAAGGGACTGCCCTTCCCGCACATCACGGCCGGTGCGATCTCCGGCGACTGGTACTCCGGACGCACCGCGGACGGCAATTACCCGCTGGGGGTCCAGCGCGACGGCGGCCTGCCCGGCGTCCTCACCCTGGACATCAAGAACAACACGTTCCAGGAACGCTTCACGGTCCGCGGCGAAGACGATTCCCTGCAGATGGCCCTGGGCCTGAACACGCCGCGCTACCGCGACTGGTATGCCGCGAACCTGGCCAAGAAGGGCTCCGCGCCCGAGTTCGCCGATCCGACCGCGGTCTCGAAGTCGGACCTGGCCGGCGGCACCTGGCTGACCACCAACTTCTGGATGGGCAGCACGGGCTCCACGGTCAAGGTTCAGATCGATGGCGGCGAGACCGTCGAGGCCGACCGCACCCAGAAGATGCAGGGCGAAGGCCAGCTCGTCGGAGCAGAGTGGTCAGACCCGGTCGCCGTGCAGGAGCAGCTGGTCAACGGCGGTAGCCTGGCCGACCGCATGATGCACCTGTGGCGGTTCGAGCTGCCCTCCGATCTGAGCGTCGGCGAGCACACCGCCAAGGTCACGTCGACCGATGCCTACGGACGCGAGTTCACCGAGAGCCTGAGCTTCCAGGTGACCGAGTAA
- a CDS encoding pyruvate, water dikinase regulatory protein, translating to MSDATHEETAGAGRGPAPVVFFLSDSTGITAETLGNTLLTQFPGHRFERRTIPFITTAVEACRVIEVINGIASSGPRPIVFSTAVNREIREILAQSKGHFLDLFGTHIGRLEDALHAPASGEPGKAHGVGDAIRYQSRMTAVEYAIEHDDGQSIRALERAELILIAPSRCGKTPTTMYLALQHGILAANFPLVEEDFVHQTLPDPLRPFVRKCFGLTSLPVRLSQIRKERRPDSNYASLAQCSHELRNAEEMYRFNQIPFVNSASMSVEEISATILQRMQLHH from the coding sequence GTGTCCGACGCAACGCATGAGGAAACCGCGGGGGCCGGGCGCGGCCCCGCCCCCGTGGTCTTCTTCCTCTCGGACAGCACCGGCATCACCGCCGAGACCCTGGGCAACACCCTGCTGACCCAGTTTCCCGGCCACAGGTTCGAACGGCGGACCATCCCCTTCATCACCACGGCTGTGGAGGCTTGCCGCGTCATCGAGGTCATCAACGGCATCGCGTCCTCGGGCCCGCGCCCGATCGTCTTTTCGACCGCCGTCAACCGGGAGATCCGGGAGATCCTGGCGCAGAGCAAGGGGCACTTCCTGGACCTGTTCGGCACGCACATAGGCCGGCTGGAGGACGCGCTGCATGCCCCGGCCAGCGGCGAGCCGGGCAAGGCCCACGGCGTCGGCGACGCGATCCGGTACCAGTCCCGCATGACCGCCGTCGAATACGCGATAGAGCACGACGACGGACAGTCCATCCGCGCCCTGGAACGCGCGGAACTGATCCTGATCGCCCCGTCGCGGTGCGGCAAGACCCCGACGACGATGTACCTGGCCCTGCAGCACGGCATCCTGGCCGCCAACTTCCCGCTGGTCGAGGAGGACTTTGTCCACCAGACGCTGCCGGACCCGCTGCGGCCGTTTGTCCGCAAGTGCTTCGGGCTGACCTCGCTGCCGGTCCGGCTCAGCCAGATCCGCAAGGAGCGGCGGCCCGACAGCAACTATGCTTCGCTGGCTCAGTGCAGCCACGAACTCCGCAACGCCGAGGAGATGTACCGGTTCAACCAGATCCCCTTTGTGAACTCCGCCTCGATGTCGGTCGAGGAGATCTCGGCCACGATCCTCCAGCGGATGCAGCTGCACCACTGA
- the ppsA gene encoding phosphoenolpyruvate synthase yields MTDVLWFTELGLADLEQVGGKNASLGELIRNLATAGVRVPEGFATTADAYRRFLHESGLEASIAAILEDLDSDNVTALAKAGAAIRDLIRQAPFPAGFEEEVRGAYAELTEGHGNESEVSWAVRSSATAEDLPDASFAGQQETFLNIRGIDNVLLAIKDVFASLYNDRAIAYRVHHGFTHSEVALSAGIQRMVRSDIGASGVMFTMDTESGFTDAVFITSSYGLGEAVVQGAVNPDEFYVHKPTLAAGRPAILKRGLGEKALQMTYTESQEIGRTVDFVPVTRELRGRFSLTDAEVEQLARHAMSIEAHYGRPMDIEWGKDGVDGELYILQARPETVESRKASGTLSRFVLNERSKVLAEGRAIGQRIGAGQVRVLTSIDQMASFEEGDVLVANMTDPDWEPIMKKAAAIITDRGGRTCHAAIIARELGIPAVVGTGNASRVLADGTPVTVSCAEGEAGRVYQGLLDYTLHETSLDTMPEAPVKIMMNVGTPEQAFSFARLPNHGVGLARLEFIINRQIGIHPNALLALDGEIERPAALSDYTVQQIRERIAAYDGPRDFYVKRLAEGISTIAAAFAPEPVIIRLSDFKSNEYANLLGGPAFEPTEENPMIGYRGASRYLSDSFRQAFELECEALKFARNEMGLSNIKLMVPFVRTLDEAKGVTELLAANGLRRGENGLEIVMMCELPANALLANEFLDYFDGFSIGSNDLTQLTLGLDRDSALVAGGFDERNPAVLKLLEMAIIACRARGKYVGICGQGPSDHPDLAEWLLERGIDSVSLNPDAVTETWLRLAKTGKPSAV; encoded by the coding sequence ATGACCGACGTTCTCTGGTTCACCGAACTTGGGCTGGCCGACCTTGAACAGGTCGGCGGCAAGAATGCCTCGCTCGGGGAATTGATCCGTAATTTGGCAACTGCCGGGGTCAGGGTCCCGGAGGGCTTTGCGACGACGGCGGACGCCTACCGGCGTTTCCTGCACGAGTCGGGCCTCGAAGCCAGCATCGCCGCGATCCTCGAAGACCTGGACAGCGACAACGTCACGGCACTGGCCAAGGCCGGCGCTGCTATCCGGGACCTGATCCGCCAGGCTCCGTTCCCCGCCGGGTTCGAGGAGGAGGTCCGCGGCGCCTACGCCGAGCTGACCGAGGGCCACGGCAACGAGTCGGAGGTTTCCTGGGCGGTGCGCTCCAGCGCCACGGCCGAGGACCTGCCGGATGCCTCCTTCGCGGGCCAGCAGGAGACCTTCCTGAACATCCGCGGCATCGACAACGTGCTGCTGGCCATCAAGGACGTCTTCGCGTCGCTCTACAACGACCGCGCCATCGCCTACCGGGTCCACCACGGTTTCACGCACTCCGAGGTCGCGCTCTCTGCCGGCATCCAGCGCATGGTCCGCTCCGACATCGGTGCCTCCGGTGTCATGTTCACCATGGACACCGAATCGGGCTTCACCGACGCCGTCTTCATTACGTCCTCCTACGGGCTGGGCGAAGCCGTGGTCCAGGGCGCGGTCAACCCGGACGAGTTCTACGTGCACAAGCCCACCCTCGCGGCGGGGCGGCCGGCGATCCTCAAGCGCGGACTGGGCGAGAAGGCCCTGCAGATGACGTACACCGAATCGCAGGAAATCGGCCGGACCGTTGATTTCGTGCCGGTGACCAGGGAACTGCGCGGCCGCTTCAGCCTCACGGATGCGGAGGTCGAGCAGCTGGCCCGTCACGCGATGTCCATCGAGGCCCACTACGGCCGCCCGATGGACATCGAGTGGGGCAAAGACGGCGTGGACGGGGAACTGTACATCCTGCAGGCGCGCCCCGAGACGGTCGAGTCGCGGAAGGCCAGCGGCACCCTTTCCCGCTTCGTCCTCAACGAACGCTCGAAGGTCCTGGCCGAAGGCCGCGCCATCGGCCAGCGCATCGGCGCCGGCCAGGTGCGCGTGCTGACCTCGATCGACCAGATGGCCTCCTTCGAGGAGGGCGACGTCCTGGTGGCGAACATGACGGACCCCGACTGGGAACCGATCATGAAGAAGGCCGCGGCCATCATCACCGACCGGGGCGGCCGCACCTGCCACGCCGCCATCATCGCCCGCGAGCTGGGCATCCCTGCGGTGGTCGGCACCGGGAACGCGTCCCGCGTGCTGGCCGATGGCACGCCCGTGACCGTCTCCTGCGCCGAAGGCGAGGCCGGGCGGGTCTACCAGGGGCTGCTCGACTACACGCTGCACGAGACCTCGCTGGACACGATGCCCGAGGCTCCGGTGAAGATCATGATGAATGTCGGCACTCCCGAACAGGCCTTCAGCTTCGCCCGGCTGCCGAATCACGGCGTCGGCCTGGCCCGGCTGGAATTCATCATCAACCGCCAGATCGGCATTCACCCCAACGCCCTGCTGGCCCTCGACGGCGAGATCGAGCGGCCCGCCGCGCTCTCGGACTACACGGTGCAGCAAATCCGCGAGCGGATCGCCGCCTACGACGGACCGCGCGACTTCTACGTCAAGCGGCTCGCCGAGGGCATCTCCACCATCGCGGCAGCCTTCGCCCCGGAGCCGGTGATCATCCGGCTCTCGGACTTCAAGTCCAACGAGTACGCGAACCTGCTCGGCGGACCGGCGTTCGAACCGACCGAAGAAAACCCGATGATCGGCTACCGGGGCGCCTCCCGGTACCTCTCGGACTCCTTCCGCCAGGCCTTCGAACTCGAGTGCGAGGCACTGAAGTTCGCTCGCAACGAGATGGGGCTCTCCAACATCAAGCTCATGGTCCCGTTCGTGCGCACCCTGGACGAGGCCAAGGGCGTGACCGAACTGCTGGCGGCCAACGGCCTGCGCCGCGGCGAAAACGGCCTCGAGATCGTCATGATGTGCGAGCTGCCGGCCAACGCCCTGCTGGCCAACGAGTTCCTGGACTACTTCGACGGCTTCTCCATCGGCTCCAACGACCTGACCCAGCTCACCCTGGGCCTGGACCGGGACTCGGCGCTCGTCGCCGGGGGGTTCGACGAGCGCAACCCGGCGGTCCTGAAGCTGCTGGAGATGGCGATCATTGCCTGCCGCGCCCGCGGCAAGTACGTGGGCATCTGCGGCCAGGGCCCCAGCGACCACCCGGACCTGGCGGAATGGCTGCTGGAGCGGGGCATTGACTCGGTCTCGCTCAACCCCGACGCTGTGACGGAGACCTGGCTGCGCCTGGCCAAGACCGGCAAACCGTCCGCGGTCTAA